From Nitrospirota bacterium, the proteins below share one genomic window:
- a CDS encoding glycosyltransferase family 4 protein, with the protein MLAYSFYESDNRIMRYAEALAGRGDYVDVLALRNNNATYENINGVNVYRIQSREINERTKLSYLFRIMRFIARSGWLLTRKHLKDPYDLIHVHSIPDFEVFAALVPKLLGAKVILDIHDIVPEFYASKFGVSKGSVVFKALKLIERWSTNFADHVIIANHLWEKVITARSVKQEKCSTFLNYPDSSMFNTALRTRHDDGRFIMMYPGTLNWHQGLDIAIKAMDLIRDKAPEAKLHIYGYGSAKEDLSRLIEERSLQKQVQVFDGLPIKMIAGIMANADLGIVPKRNDSFGGDAFSTKIFEFMALGVPIIAANTRIDRYYFNDSIIKFFEPGDEESLAEAMLIMIKNQRLRKELAANALTYVAQQSWDIKRKDYYNLVDGLVKGKS; encoded by the coding sequence ATGCTTGCGTATTCATTTTACGAGTCCGACAACCGCATCATGCGTTATGCCGAGGCGCTTGCCGGTCGGGGCGACTACGTGGATGTTCTGGCCCTCAGGAATAATAATGCGACATACGAGAACATCAACGGCGTGAACGTGTACCGGATCCAGAGTCGCGAAATTAATGAGCGGACAAAACTATCTTATCTGTTCCGAATTATGCGATTTATCGCGCGGTCAGGCTGGCTGCTCACGAGAAAACACCTCAAAGATCCCTACGACCTTATCCATGTGCATTCCATACCGGACTTCGAGGTCTTTGCCGCTCTTGTCCCAAAGCTTCTCGGCGCTAAAGTGATCCTCGATATTCACGACATCGTTCCTGAGTTCTACGCAAGCAAGTTCGGCGTCAGCAAAGGGTCCGTTGTTTTCAAGGCACTCAAGCTCATCGAACGGTGGTCCACGAATTTCGCGGACCACGTCATCATTGCCAACCATCTTTGGGAAAAGGTGATCACTGCGCGTTCGGTGAAGCAGGAAAAATGCTCCACTTTTTTAAACTATCCCGACAGCAGCATGTTCAATACCGCACTCCGCACACGGCATGACGATGGACGCTTCATCATGATGTATCCCGGCACGCTTAACTGGCACCAGGGTCTGGATATAGCCATAAAGGCCATGGACCTTATCAGGGACAAGGCGCCGGAAGCGAAGCTCCATATTTACGGATACGGCAGCGCCAAGGAGGATTTGTCACGACTTATAGAAGAAAGGTCTCTGCAGAAGCAGGTGCAAGTATTTGACGGCCTACCCATCAAAATGATCGCCGGTATCATGGCGAATGCCGACCTCGGCATAGTTCCAAAGCGGAATGACTCATTCGGCGGCGATGCCTTCAGCACGAAGATCTTCGAGTTCATGGCCCTCGGGGTACCTATTATCGCGGCCAACACGCGGATCGATCGATATTATTTTAATGATTCCATTATCAAGTTCTTCGAGCCGGGTGATGAAGAGAGCCTTGCCGAGGCAATGCTTATCATGATCAAAAACCAGCGCTTGCGGAAGGAACTGGCCGCCAATGCCCTAA